A genomic segment from Phormidium ambiguum IAM M-71 encodes:
- a CDS encoding F0F1 ATP synthase subunit B': protein MFDFDATLPLMAVQFLLLAAVLNAVFYKPLSKAIDDRSEYIRTNEVEARERLAKAEQLAKQYEEQLAVARREAQSVIAAAQEDAKKIAAQKNSEAVAEVQARLEQTKKEIDEQKQAAMSSLEQEVDALSRQILEKLLGPSLANR, encoded by the coding sequence ATGTTTGATTTCGACGCCACTTTGCCTTTAATGGCAGTACAGTTTTTGCTGTTGGCGGCGGTTTTAAATGCGGTTTTCTATAAGCCTTTGTCTAAGGCGATAGACGATCGCTCTGAATATATCCGCACCAATGAGGTTGAGGCACGCGAACGTTTAGCTAAGGCAGAGCAACTGGCAAAGCAGTATGAGGAACAGCTAGCTGTAGCTCGTCGGGAAGCTCAAAGTGTAATTGCCGCTGCTCAAGAAGATGCCAAAAAAATCGCTGCCCAGAAAAATTCCGAAGCTGTTGCAGAAGTCCAAGCTCGACTAGAGCAAACAAAGAAAGAAATAGACGAGCAAAAACAAGCTGCAATGAGTTCTCTAGAACAGGAAGTAGATGCTCTAAGTCGCCAAATTCTGGAAAAGCTTTTGGGGCCAAGTCTAGCAAATAGATAG
- a CDS encoding ATP synthase subunit I, whose amino-acid sequence MSDSSHESTTVATDNSQVDAQEEKPRESMQEYYSLQKELYVVTLTTTAMIFVSVWVVYNRNTALNYLLGACTGVVYLRMLAKNVEQLGQQNRSLSKSRFAVFIGLIILATQLSQLQVLPIFLGFLTYKVALLYQMVRALMPSDRR is encoded by the coding sequence TTGTCAGACTCATCTCATGAATCCACCACTGTAGCTACGGATAATTCTCAAGTTGATGCTCAGGAAGAAAAACCCAGAGAATCAATGCAGGAATACTATAGCCTGCAAAAAGAACTATACGTAGTCACCCTGACGACAACAGCGATGATTTTCGTCTCAGTTTGGGTTGTTTACAACCGGAACACAGCACTAAATTATTTGCTTGGGGCGTGCACAGGTGTGGTTTACTTGAGAATGTTGGCCAAAAATGTTGAACAGCTTGGTCAACAAAACCGCAGTCTGAGCAAGTCTCGGTTTGCCGTATTTATTGGGTTGATTATACTAGCAACTCAATTGAGTCAGCTACAGGTACTCCCAATATTTTTGGGATTCCTGACATACAAAGTTGCACTCTTATACCAGATGGTGCGAGCCCTCATGCCGTCCGATCGTAGATAG
- the atpB gene encoding F0F1 ATP synthase subunit A, producing MLSDLNYLTFTHLASLEVGQHFYWQVGNLKLHGQVFLTSWFVIALLLVASFLATKNIQRIPGGMQNFMEYVLEFIQGLAKNQLGEKEYRPWVPFIGTLFLFIFVSNWSGALIPWRLIKLPEGELAAPTNDINTTVALALLTSLAYFYAGFSKRGLGYFRKYIEPTPVLLPIAILEDFTKPLSLSFRLFGNILADELVVGVLVLLVPLFVPLPIMALGLFTSAIQALVFATLAAAYIHEAMEGHGGEEHHEEHG from the coding sequence ATGCTCAGTGACTTGAATTACTTAACTTTTACGCACCTAGCTAGTTTAGAAGTGGGTCAACATTTCTACTGGCAAGTGGGCAATTTAAAACTACACGGGCAAGTTTTTCTCACCTCCTGGTTCGTGATTGCTCTTCTTTTGGTAGCTTCATTCCTAGCTACTAAGAACATCCAGAGAATTCCTGGCGGAATGCAGAATTTTATGGAATACGTTCTGGAGTTTATTCAAGGACTGGCAAAAAACCAATTAGGTGAGAAAGAATACCGTCCTTGGGTGCCCTTTATTGGCACACTGTTTTTGTTTATCTTCGTGTCTAATTGGTCAGGAGCGTTAATTCCCTGGAGATTAATCAAACTTCCAGAAGGTGAATTAGCTGCACCAACTAATGACATCAACACGACTGTAGCCTTAGCATTACTAACTTCCTTAGCGTACTTTTACGCAGGTTTTAGCAAGCGGGGTTTAGGGTACTTTAGGAAATATATCGAACCAACACCAGTCCTGTTACCCATTGCGATTCTAGAAGATTTCACCAAACCACTTTCCCTAAGCTTCCGTCTATTTGGAAACATCCTGGCGGATGAACTAGTAGTTGGGGTGTTGGTGCTACTAGTGCCTCTGTTTGTACCTTTGCCAATTATGGCTTTAGGTCTATTTACCAGTGCAATTCAAGCTTTGGTATTTGCCACCTTAGCGGCGGCATATATTCATGAGGCGATGGAAGGGCATGGTGGAGAAGAACATCATGAGGAGCATGGTTAG
- the atpE gene encoding ATP synthase F0 subunit C, with the protein MDPLVSAASVLAAALAVGLAAIGPGIGQGNASGQAVEGIARQPEAEGKIRGTLLLTLAFMESLTIYGLVISLVLLFANPFAG; encoded by the coding sequence ATGGATCCATTGGTTTCTGCTGCTTCAGTATTGGCTGCTGCTTTAGCTGTTGGTTTAGCTGCTATTGGCCCTGGTATCGGTCAAGGTAACGCTTCTGGACAAGCTGTAGAAGGTATTGCTCGTCAGCCAGAGGCTGAAGGTAAAATTCGCGGTACTTTGCTGTTAACTCTAGCGTTCATGGAATCCCTGACCATCTACGGTCTGGTTATTTCTCTGGTATTGTTGTTTGCTAACCCATTCGCAGGTTAA